A single region of the Brachypodium distachyon strain Bd21 chromosome 3, Brachypodium_distachyon_v3.0, whole genome shotgun sequence genome encodes:
- the LOC100829016 gene encoding uncharacterized protein LOC100829016 gives MATKQKSVPSLFAFLKEGLLLPNRNRGLFAAVTALIVASNWVLFVTNDVAIQPLSDEIQLDVKALNGTDPRTPDYAKLLKEIRDDTHKLMLLAPAYLLFAVVAVGSATRIVALFAAVATYSGEEQHTFGSLLGRAKAQLKGPLLTLAFVYVLEMAYAAILVLAFVVDVFLMLKGHKALFLVGSLIAFAGAVVFIYFSVVCSFSVVVAVAEPGCHGPGALGRAWRLVKERRRRRQVLLWVAVSGALAGVFSPVHTLARRCAIDSMAAGLLLEFAYVLLMAVVQVFATCAVTALYYECKDSSQQLTSAEYTSVPTQEANA, from the coding sequence ATGGCAACCAAGCAAAAATCGGTGCCTTCGCTCTTCGCCTTCCTGAAGGAAGGTCTTCTCCTCCCAAACCGCAACCGCGGCCTCTTCGCGGCGGTCACGGCCCTCATCGTCGCTTCCAACTGGGTCCTGTTCGTCACCAACGATGTCGCCATCCAGCCCCTCTCCGACGAGATCCAGCTCGACGTCAAGGCGCTCAACGGCACGGACCCCAGGACCCCCGACTACGCGAAGCTCCTGAAGGAGATCAGGGATGACACCCACAAGCTCATGCTCCTCGCCCCGGCCTATCTCCTgttcgccgtcgtcgccgtcggctCCGCGACCCGGATCGTCGCCctcttcgccgccgtcgcgaCATACTCGGGCGAGGAGCAGCACACGTTCGGGTCGCTCCTCGGCAGGGCCAAGGCGCAGCTCAAGGGGCCCCTGCTGACGCTCGCCTTCGTCTACGTCCTGGAGATGGCCTACGCCGCGATCCTGGTCCTGGCTTTCGTTGTCGACGTCTTTCTCATGTTGAAGGGACACAAGGCGCTGTTCCTCGTCGGGTCGCTGATCGCTTTCGCGGGCGCCGTGGTCTTCATCTACTTCTCCGTCGTCTGCTCCTTCAGCGTcgtcgtggccgtggccgagcCGGGCTGCCACGGCCCGGGCGCGTTGGGCCGGGCGTGGAGGTTGGtgaaggagaggagaaggaggagacaggTGTTGTTATGGGTCGCCGTTAGCGGCGCCCTCGCCGGGGTCTTCTCTCCGGTGCATACGCTCGCAAGGAGGTGCGCGATTGACAGCATGGCGGCAGGGTTGCTCCTGGAATTTGCCTATGTTCTTCTTATGGCCGTCGTGCAGGTGTTCGCCACCTGCGCCGTTACCGCGTTATACTACGAGTGCAAGGATAGCAGCCAGCAGCTGACCTCTGCTGAATACACCAGCGTACCCACACAAGAAGCAAATGCTTGA
- the LOC100820916 gene encoding uncharacterized protein LOC100820916: protein MAKMSCFSALLGGRRQKPADPVADAKTKQGGGSRPRVKPVEFVEKCGDKAAPCDGADVVAGKPHKSGAVDTSPAKKDKLSDTDVHRATIAEEEAADDLSAKLKRSCSNIETKRAGPSLRGGAMAARRSRSYGDLQPGPGGVISTMEGTPGAGRPDQGSPASAKSADRVMLKKRSSSQVLPSRSRKLWWWLFLWSHRNLHRPRPGDAACGYTSDTLHEDPKKKKRAVMADHEWPPAPGHSNSNQWVAFCAENSLNDRVSAWIENECLRVTEDDEEEEESMAMARPVEMEVGEPSSGKGHCGSSSKQWKKQLRCAADEEVAQANSIVHSLNALSSVAHISGMGLKVVPMIAPFSSLRALNLSANFIVHVSPGSLPKGLHSLDLSRNKIANIEGLRELTKLRVLNLSYNRIARIAHGLSNCTAIRELYLAGNKISDVEGLHRLLKLAVLDLGFNKVTMAKALGQLVANYHSLLALNLVGNPVQANVGDDDMRKLVTGLLPQLTYLNKQPLKRPQRAREVATDSVARTALGGTGRRSTRKRASRRLSQSPGASVSRSASKGRHHLGSSLSLTARK, encoded by the exons ATGGCCAAGATGAGCTGCTTCTCAGCCCTGCTCGGCGGTCGGAGGCAGAAACCCGCG GACCCGGTCGCAGATGCCAAGACGAAGCAGGGTGGTGGCTCCAGGCCCAGGGTGAAGCCGGTGGAATTCGTGGAGAAATGCGGCGATAAGGCCGCACCGTGTGACGGCGCCGATGTGGTTGCCGGGAAGCCACACAAGAGCGGTGCCGTCGACACATCGCCAGCGAAGAAGGACAAACTGTCTGACACCGACGTCCACCGCGCAACGATcgcagaggaggaggccgcggacGACCTGTCGGCGAAGCTGAAACGGTCGTGCTCCAACATCGAAACGAAGCGGGCTGGGCCGAGCCTGAGAGGAGGAGCCATGGCGGCCCGGCGGTCGCGGTCCTACGGCGACCTGCAGCCGGGCCCGGGCGGCGTGATCTCCACCATGGAAGGCACCCCGGGGGCGGGGAGGCCGGATCAGGGGAGCCCCGCGTCGGCGAAGAGCGCGGACCGCGTGATGCTGAAGAAGCGGTCGTCGAGCCAGGTGCTGCCGTCGCGGAGCCGGAAGCTGTGGTGGTGGCTCTTCCTCTGGAGCCACCGCAACCTgcaccgcccgcgcccgggcgacgccgccTGCGGGTACACCTCGGACACGCTCCACGAGGacccaaagaagaagaagagagcgGTTATGGCCGACCACgagtggccgccggcgccggggcacTCGAACTCGAACCAGTGGGTGGCCTTCTGCGCCGAGAACTCCCTCAACGACCGCGTCAGCGCGTGGATCGAAAACGAGTGCCTCCGCGTgaccgaggacgacgaggaagaggaggagagcatGGCCATGGCGCGTCCCGTGGAGATGGAGGTCGGGGAGCCGTCGTCGGGGAAGGGCCACTgcgggagcagcagcaagcagtGGAAGAAGCAGCTGCGGTGCGCGGCGGACGAGGAGGTCGCCCAGGCCAACAGCATCGTGCATTCCCTCAACGCGCTGTCGTCGGTGGCGCACATCTCCGGGATGGGCCTCAAGGTCGTGCCCATGATCGCGCCCTTCTCCAGCCTCCGCGCGCTCAACCTCTCCGCCAACTTCATCG TTCACGTCTCCCCAGGATCGCTGCCGAAGGGCCTGCACTCGTTGGATCTGTCGCGGAACAAAATCGCAAACATCGAGGGGCTCCGGGAGCTCACCAAGCTGCGCGTGCTCAACCTCAGCTACAACCGGATTGCGCGCATCGCCCACG GACTGTCGAACTGCACGGCAATCAGGGAGCTATACCTGGCGGGGAACAAGATAAGCGACGTGGAGGGCCTGCACCGGCTGCTGAAGCTGGCGGTGCTGGACCTGGGGTTCAACAAGGTGACGATGGCCAAGGCGCTGGGGCAGCTGGTGGCCAACTACCACTCCCTCCTAGCGCTCAACCTGGTGGGGAACCCTGTGCAGGCCAACGTCGGCGACGACGACATGCGGAAGCTCGTCACGGGCCTCCTCCCCCAGCTCACCTACCTCAACAAGCAGCCGCTCAAGCGGCCGCAGCGCGCCCGGGAAGTGGCCACGGACAGCGTCGCGCGCACCGCGCTTGGGGGCACGGGGCGCCGGAGCACGCGCAAGCGGGCGTCGCGGCGGCTGAGCCAGAGCCCGGGGGCGTCGGTgtcgaggagcgcgtccaaggGCAGGCACCACCTTGGATCCAGCCTCAGCCTCACCGCAAGGAAGTGA
- the LOC112271963 gene encoding uncharacterized protein LOC112271963: MAPPQLSSFALRSVLEKDKLNGTNFTNWYRNLRIVLRHDKKEHVIENPLPEEPADNATAAVRNAYQRSCDESIEISCLMLAYMEPELQQQFENVEAFDMIETLKGMFQTQARTERFNVWRSFLETKLKEGEPLSPHVIKLVGYTQSLEKLGFPLSQELATDTILASLPPSYAQFVQNYHMHGMEKKVTELHGMLKTAEEDIKKNTKQVLLVQGKPKFKKNSWAKKKAKKGKAKDVIPTPAPAAPKAGPDSETVCFFCKGTGHWKRNCSKYQAHVAKKGGSVTSTSGAGKD; encoded by the exons atggcaccacCTCAATTGTCCAGTTTTGCTTTGAGATCTGTTcttgagaaagataaactaaatggaactaacttcaccaactggtatcgGAACCTGAGAATCGTTCTCAGGCACgataagaaagaacatgtcatAGAGAACCCACTTCCAGAGGAGCCGGCTGATAATGCCACTGCTGCTGTTAGAAACGCCTATCAACGCTCATGTGATGAGTCGATTGAGATCAGCTGTCTGATGCTTGCCTATATGGAGCCCgaactgcagcagcagtttgagaatgttgaggctTTCGATATGATCGAGACTCTCAAAGGCATGTTTCAGACTCAGGCTAGGACCGAAAGATTTAATGTCTGGAGGTCCTTCCTGGAGACTAAGCTGAAAGAAGGCGAACCCTTGAGCCCACATGTAATCAAGTTGGTTGGTTACACGCAAAGCTTGGAGAAGCTGGGCTTTCCGCTGAGCCAAGAGTTGGCCACGGATACAATTCTGGCATCTCTTCCGCCAAGCTATGCGCAGTTCGTTCAGAACTAccatatgcatggcatggaaaagaaagtcactgaattgcatgggatgcttaaaacagcagaggaggatatcaagaaaaataccaaGCAAGTGTTGCTGGTACAGGGAAAGCCAAAGTTCAAGAAAAATTCTTGGGCtaagaagaaggcaaagaagggaaaggctaaggatgtgatcccgacccctgcccctgctgcgcctaAGGCTGGACCGGACTCAGAGACCGTATGCTTTTTCTGCAAAGGCACCGGTcattggaagaggaactgcagcaagtaccAGGCCCACGTGGCAAAGAAGGGTGGAAGTGTGACTTCTACTTCAG GGGCTGGCAAGGACTAG